CGGCACCTCTGAAACCGGCATCGTCTCCACCGTCAGCCGGGCTTCGACCAGCCTGGCCATGCGCTTCGACGACGAGGCGGTCGAGCATCGCATCGTCGATGGCGAGCTGTGGCTGCGCAGCCGGCGACGGATCGTCGGCTATCTCAACCACCCGATGGATGCCTTCACCGATGACGGCTGGTTCCGGACCGGCGATCTGGTCGAGGAAACGCCCGACGGCTTCCTGAAAGTGAAGGGGCGCGCCAAGGAGATCATCAATGTCGGCGGCGAGAAGGTGTTCCCGGCCGAGGTCGAAGGCGTGCTGATGGCCTCGGGCCTGGTCGCCGACTGCAAGGTTTTCGGCCAGCCCAACGCCATCACCGGTCAGGCGGTGATGGCCGAGATCGTGCCCGCCCCCGACGCGGTGCCCGCCGATCCCGCCGCCCTGGTGAAGGCGGTCAAGGCCCATGCCCGCGAGCGGCTCGACCCGTTCAAGGTGCCGGTCCGGGTGAAGATCGTGACCGACATCCCCTATTCGGCCCGGTTCAAGAAGCTCATCTCGCGGGAGGCGTCATGACGGATCTGGTCATCTTCGGGTCGGGCGGTTTCGCCCGGGAAGTCGCGGCCTATGCCGCCGATGCCGGCTTCACGCTGCGTGGCTTCCTCGACCTGTCCCGCACGGCCTGGGAAGAGCACGGTGCACCGGCCCCCGCCTGGCTGGGGCGGCCCGAGGATTATCAGCCGGCCCCGGGCGAGGTCTTCGCGCTCGGCATGGCCGAGATCGCGGTGCGCACCGAGCTGATCGCCCGCTGGTTCGACGACGCCGGCTGGCCCGCCGCCACCATCATCCATCCGACCGCAACCGTCATGCCGGGTGCGGAGATCGGCCCGGGCACGGTGCTCGGGCCCCGGGTCCATATCGGCGTCAACGCCCGGCCCGGGCCCTTCACGGTGATGAATTACGGCTGTTCCTTCGGCCATGACGGCGTCTCGGGCCGCAACAACGTGTTCTCGTCGGGGGTGCAGCTTGCGGGCTATGTCACGCTCGGCGCCAACAACTTCTTCGGCATCGCCGCCTCGGTTCAGCCGCGGCTGACGCTGGGCGACGGCAACCGCATCCAGGCCGGCGTATCGGTCGCGGCCAATGTTTCGTCCGGTGCCTTCGTCTTCCGCAAGGACCAGCCCAAGACCGCCTTCCTGTTCGCCCCCCAAGCTGCCACGCCCACCCCGTCCAACGAGGTCACGACCCCATGAGCGATCCCGTGCTGATCATCGGTGCCGGCCCGGCCGGCTGCGTTGCCGCCCTCACCCTGCGTCGCCGCGGTCGCGACGTCGTCCTGCTCGAACGTGCGACCGAACCCGCCTACAAGATCGGCGAAAGCCTGCTGCCCGGCACGCTGTCGCTGCTCGACCGGCTGGGGCTGATGGACCGGATCATGGAACGCGGCTTCGTGCGCAAGCCCTCGGCCACCTTCGTCTGGGGGCTGGGGCAGGCGCCCTGGACCTTCTCCTTCGCCACCCCGCGGCCCGAGCCCTGGATCTACGATCACGCGATCCAGGTCTACCGCCAGGAATTCGACGGCCTGCTGCTGGATGCCGCCCGCGATGCCGGCGTCGACATCCGCATGGGCCATGCGGTCGCCTCGGTCGATTACGACCATGGCGACGGCGTGCTGGTCCGCGCAAGGCGGGTGGCCGACGATGCCGAGGTGGTGCTGCCCGGATCCTATGTCGTCGATGCCACCGGTCAGAACGGGCTGATCGCCCGCGAGCTGGGGCTCAGGCGGTATGACGAGTTCTACCGCTCCCTCGCAGTCTGGAACTACTACCCCTCGATCCGCAAATTCACCGGCGACCTGGACGGCACCACCTTCTCGATCACCTTCGAAAAGGGCTGGGTGTGGATGATCCCGCTCAAGGACGGCACCTATTCCGTGGGCGCGGTGGTCGATGTCGACAATGCCGCCGAGATCAACGCCCGCGGCCGCCAGGCCTTCCTGGAAGACTGCCTGCGCGCCGCGCCGGAGGTTGCCTCCATCGTCGATCTGGACGATCCCCGCGCCGAGGCACGGATCATCCGCGAGTGGTCGTACAATGCCGAGCGCATGTCGATGGGCCGGGCCTTTCTGGCCGGCGACAGCGCCTGCTTCACCGACCCGCTGTTCTCGCAGGGCGTGCATCTCGCCACCCAGTCGGGTGTCTATGCCGGGGCTGCGATCGACTTCCTGATCGACCATCCCGACCGGGCCGATGATGTCCATGCCTGGTATGACGCCGCCTATCGCGAGAGCTATTCGCAGTATCACGAGTTCCTGGCCTCGTTCTACAGCTATGCCTCGGAAGTCATGCCGGCCTCGAGCTTCTGGTCGAAGCGCCGGGTGCAGGGGCTGGAAGACAAGCGCTTCTCGGACAAGACCTGGTTCGCCCGCCTGACCGGCCAGGCCGAAGAGACGGACGAGGACGAGCTGCTGCGCAAATTCGTCAACCGCTCCGGCAACATGATCAGCCTGGGCCAGCATCTGCGCACCGAACTCACAGACGACTTCACCGAAGAGGAACTCGCCGCCAAGCGGGTGCAGTGGATCGGGACGCTGACCCGCAATCTGAACGCGATCAAACGGTTCGAATGGACCGGCGGCGAGGTCTCGCTGGTGCCGACCTTCAAGGTCGACCCGATGGATTTCAGCCTGGTCGAGCGTCAGCTTGTCGCCGACGGACGCGGCCGCCGGATGATGAAATACGCCATGACCGAAGCCCATCGCGACGTGCTGGCGGGGCTCTCGCACGAGACGGTCGGCTATCGCGAACTGGTCAAGCGGCTGAAGCAGGCCGATGACGGCCCCGACCTGTCGTCACAGATCGTGATCCGCCTGATCGAGGCCGGGATGCTGAAAGGCTATGACCGCGACGACCAGCCGGTCGAGATCCAGCACCGGCTGCGCTTCGACGGTGTCGGCGCGGAATACGAGGTCTGAGCGTCGAGGCAGGAGACCCCATGGTGACCCCAACCGTTCTGATCGTGCCGGGGCTGGGCGGATCCGGCCCCGACCATTGGCAAAGCCTGTGGCTGGACGAAAACCCCGCCTGGCGGCGGGTGGAACAGCGCGACTGGGACCGCCCGGTCGCGTCGGAATGGCTTGCGGCGCTGGACGAGGCGGTGGCGCTGGCACCCGGCCCGGTGGTGCTGGTGGCGCACAGCCTGTCCTGTGCGCTGGTGGTGCGCTGGGCGGAAACCTCCGCCCGCGCCGGCCGGGTGACGGGCGCTCTGCTCGTCTCTCCGGCCGATGTCGACAGCCCCGACCACACGCCGGAAGAGGCCCGGGTCTTCGCCCCGATGCCGACCCTGGTCCTGCCCTTCCGCACCCTGGTGGTGGCGAGCGACGACGATCCTTACGTCGCGCCCGAGCGGGCCGCCGGCTTCGCAGCCGCCTGGGGCGCCGATCTCACCCTCATCCCCGGCGCCGGCCACATCAATGCCGATTCGGGCTTCGGCCCCTGGCCGCTTGGCCAGGATCTCTTGAGAGAATTGATGGAGGATTTCTGAGCGGCCCGGTACCTCACCCTCTTCCCCCGCCGCCCGCGGCGCCCCCGCAGATTCCGTCCCCCCGCGCATTCCCTCAACGGGCGCAGATGCCCCGTCCGGGAGGCAGCCCCATGCTGCATCACCTCAACCTCGCCCAGCGCGACATATTCTTCGATCGCACGCTCAACCCCGACCGGCTCTATCTGGTCGGGGGCGAGATGCAGGTGGACGGCGCCTTCGACGATCGGGCGGCGGCGGCCGCCTATCGGGCGGTCATGCGCGACGTGGCGGCCATGCGGGCGCGGCTGGTGCTGCAGGATCATCAGCCGATGCTGGCGGTGGCCCCGCCCGACGACGCCGGCCCCATCCCCGTGCGGCTGGAAGATTTCAGCACCGACGCCGAACCCGGGATGAGCGTCGCCGCCCGGGCAGCCGCCCTCTGGGCCGAGCCGATCCGTCCCGAGGACGGCCGGGTCATGCACGACATGTGGATCCTGAAGGCGGCCCACGACCGGCGGACCATTCTGTTCCGCTGCCATCATCTGATCGTCGACGGCTGGGCCGGGCTCGCGCTCTTCGATCGTTTCCGCCGGGCCTATGACACGATCCTGGCCGGCGGGACACCGCCGCCCGACCCCGCGCCGCTGCCCGATCCGGCCGCCGAACATGCCTGGGTCCAAGGCCCGAAAGCGGCCGAAGACAGCGCCTTCTGGGCGCGCGAGCTGGGCGATCTGCCCGCCCGGGCCTTTCTGCGCCGCCCGCCCTTCGGGCCGTCGCTCAAGGCCCGGATCACCCGCGACCGGGCGGCCTTTGCCCGGATCGAGGCGGTCGCCGCCGCGGCCGGCGTTCCCCTGCCGGCCCTGCTGCTCACCCTGTTCGCGACCCTGGTCCACGAATTGACCGGCCGGGCGACGATGATCGTCG
This genomic stretch from Tistrella mobilis harbors:
- a CDS encoding acetyltransferase, encoding MTDLVIFGSGGFAREVAAYAADAGFTLRGFLDLSRTAWEEHGAPAPAWLGRPEDYQPAPGEVFALGMAEIAVRTELIARWFDDAGWPAATIIHPTATVMPGAEIGPGTVLGPRVHIGVNARPGPFTVMNYGCSFGHDGVSGRNNVFSSGVQLAGYVTLGANNFFGIAASVQPRLTLGDGNRIQAGVSVAANVSSGAFVFRKDQPKTAFLFAPQAATPTPSNEVTTP
- a CDS encoding NAD(P)/FAD-dependent oxidoreductase, translated to MSDPVLIIGAGPAGCVAALTLRRRGRDVVLLERATEPAYKIGESLLPGTLSLLDRLGLMDRIMERGFVRKPSATFVWGLGQAPWTFSFATPRPEPWIYDHAIQVYRQEFDGLLLDAARDAGVDIRMGHAVASVDYDHGDGVLVRARRVADDAEVVLPGSYVVDATGQNGLIARELGLRRYDEFYRSLAVWNYYPSIRKFTGDLDGTTFSITFEKGWVWMIPLKDGTYSVGAVVDVDNAAEINARGRQAFLEDCLRAAPEVASIVDLDDPRAEARIIREWSYNAERMSMGRAFLAGDSACFTDPLFSQGVHLATQSGVYAGAAIDFLIDHPDRADDVHAWYDAAYRESYSQYHEFLASFYSYASEVMPASSFWSKRRVQGLEDKRFSDKTWFARLTGQAEETDEDELLRKFVNRSGNMISLGQHLRTELTDDFTEEELAAKRVQWIGTLTRNLNAIKRFEWTGGEVSLVPTFKVDPMDFSLVERQLVADGRGRRMMKYAMTEAHRDVLAGLSHETVGYRELVKRLKQADDGPDLSSQIVIRLIEAGMLKGYDRDDQPVEIQHRLRFDGVGAEYEV
- a CDS encoding RBBP9/YdeN family alpha/beta hydrolase, with the protein product MVTPTVLIVPGLGGSGPDHWQSLWLDENPAWRRVEQRDWDRPVASEWLAALDEAVALAPGPVVLVAHSLSCALVVRWAETSARAGRVTGALLVSPADVDSPDHTPEEARVFAPMPTLVLPFRTLVVASDDDPYVAPERAAGFAAAWGADLTLIPGAGHINADSGFGPWPLGQDLLRELMEDF